Proteins encoded in a region of the Phaenicophaeus curvirostris isolate KB17595 chromosome 20, BPBGC_Pcur_1.0, whole genome shotgun sequence genome:
- the NAIF1 gene encoding nuclear apoptosis-inducing factor 1 isoform X1, translating to MASPPAPPAKKRKMNFSEREVEIIVEELERGKHLLINHFNAGVPLAAKAAAWHDILRRVNAVATCHRELPEVKKKWSDLKTEVRRKVAQVRAAMEGGSESQNGNGNGQENEDPTGAATAPVILTPMQQRICNLLGEATIISLPSGDCSAVPAETTYHSLEDGVVEYCTTEAPTTVTAEAPLEMMAHQHEVSAKPQELKSRIALNSAKLLQEQRVTNLHVKEIAQHLEQQNDLLQMIRRSQEVQACAQERQAQAMEGTQAALSALIQVLRPMIKDFRRFLQSNTPNPSVTTDPSQTGQQDGIIQ from the exons ATGGCGTCGCCCCCAGCGCCCCCGGCcaagaagaggaagatgaaCTTCTCGGAGCGCGAGGTGGAGATCATcgtggaggagctggagcgaGGCAAGCACCTCCTCATCAACCACTTCAACGCGGGCGTGCCGCTGGCCGCCAAGGCCGCCGCTTGGCACGACATCCTGCGCCGCGTCAACGCCGTCGCCACCTGCCACCGCGAGCTGCCCGAGGTCAAGAAGAAATGGTCCGACCTCAAGACCGAGGTGCGACGCAAAGTGGCTCAAGTCCGCGCTGCAATGGAAGGGGGAAGCGAGAGCCAGAACGGCAACGGCAACGGGCAGGAGAACGAAGACCCAACGGGCGCCGCGACCGCCCCTGTGATCCTCACCCCCATGCAGCAGCGCATCTGCAACCTGCTGGGAGAAGCCACCATCATCAGTTTGCCGAGTGGGGACTGCAGCGCGG TTCCTGCAGAAACAACCTACCACAGTCTGGAGGATGGAGTCGTGGAGTACTGCACCACAGAGGCCCCCACCACCGTCACCGCTGAAGCGCCCTTGGAGATGATGGCGCATCAACACGAAGTGTCTGCAAAACCCCAGGAGCTGAAAAGCCGCATTGCCCTGAACTCAGCCAAGCTCTTGCAGGAGCAGCGAGTGACCAACTTGCACGTGAAGGAGATTGCccagcacctggagcagcagAATGACTTGCTTCAGATGATCCGTCGCTCGCAGGAGGTGCAGGCGTGCGCCCAGGAGCGACAGGCACAAGCCATGGAAGGAACACAGGCGGCACTGAGTGCCCTCATCCAGGTCCTCCGCCCCATGATTAAGGACTTCCGTCGATTTTTGCAGAGCAACACACCCAATCCGTCAGTCACCACTGACCCCAGCCAGACAGGGCAGCAAGATGGCATAATCCAGTGA
- the NAIF1 gene encoding nuclear apoptosis-inducing factor 1 isoform X2 yields MASPPAPPAKKRKMNFSEREVEIIVEELERGKHLLINHFNAGVPLAAKAAAWHDILRRVNAVATCHRELPEVKKKWSDLKTEVRRKVAQVRAAMEGGSESQNGNGNGQENEDPTGAATAPVILTPMQQRICNLLGEATIISLPSGDCSAGDGTEIPITASATTVTLTQIPAETTYHSLEDGVVEYCTTEAPTTVTAEAPLEMMAHQHEVSAKPQELKSRIALNSAKLLQEQRVTNLHVKEIAQHLEQQNDLLQMIRRSQEVQACAQERQAQAMEGTQAALSALIQVLRPMIKDFRRFLQSNTPNPSVTTDPSQTGQQDGIIQ; encoded by the exons ATGGCGTCGCCCCCAGCGCCCCCGGCcaagaagaggaagatgaaCTTCTCGGAGCGCGAGGTGGAGATCATcgtggaggagctggagcgaGGCAAGCACCTCCTCATCAACCACTTCAACGCGGGCGTGCCGCTGGCCGCCAAGGCCGCCGCTTGGCACGACATCCTGCGCCGCGTCAACGCCGTCGCCACCTGCCACCGCGAGCTGCCCGAGGTCAAGAAGAAATGGTCCGACCTCAAGACCGAGGTGCGACGCAAAGTGGCTCAAGTCCGCGCTGCAATGGAAGGGGGAAGCGAGAGCCAGAACGGCAACGGCAACGGGCAGGAGAACGAAGACCCAACGGGCGCCGCGACCGCCCCTGTGATCCTCACCCCCATGCAGCAGCGCATCTGCAACCTGCTGGGAGAAGCCACCATCATCAGTTTGCCGAGTGGGGACTGCAGCGCGGGTGATGGTACCGAGATACCCATCACCGCCTCAGCCACCACGGTCACCTTGACCCAGA TTCCTGCAGAAACAACCTACCACAGTCTGGAGGATGGAGTCGTGGAGTACTGCACCACAGAGGCCCCCACCACCGTCACCGCTGAAGCGCCCTTGGAGATGATGGCGCATCAACACGAAGTGTCTGCAAAACCCCAGGAGCTGAAAAGCCGCATTGCCCTGAACTCAGCCAAGCTCTTGCAGGAGCAGCGAGTGACCAACTTGCACGTGAAGGAGATTGCccagcacctggagcagcagAATGACTTGCTTCAGATGATCCGTCGCTCGCAGGAGGTGCAGGCGTGCGCCCAGGAGCGACAGGCACAAGCCATGGAAGGAACACAGGCGGCACTGAGTGCCCTCATCCAGGTCCTCCGCCCCATGATTAAGGACTTCCGTCGATTTTTGCAGAGCAACACACCCAATCCGTCAGTCACCACTGACCCCAGCCAGACAGGGCAGCAAGATGGCATAATCCAGTGA